In Leguminivora glycinivorella isolate SPB_JAAS2020 chromosome 11, LegGlyc_1.1, whole genome shotgun sequence, a single window of DNA contains:
- the LOC125230955 gene encoding LOW QUALITY PROTEIN: U3 small nucleolar RNA-associated protein 14 homolog B (The sequence of the model RefSeq protein was modified relative to this genomic sequence to represent the inferred CDS: deleted 2 bases in 1 codon) — protein MEDIEESDFVASEHDKLVHAISKLDKTQFITEPTRSEPTNLNSEFNLIKTKPKLDLTNVVKVLEDTSHHVQISKKLKKSQDNKQVLTKPLEKPQAERIKRATGYEQTKEKVGRWDPVVARARTVDFVSFPLKGVSTKMQPTHEFLAKFELKSNLEKELEEIDPPNIQVEDDEEEKVYPMTYEEMLEHRQHSAKLRAQQSYKAAKAKRQGKIKSKKYHRILKKERLKLQLKEFEELQKKDPEEALKKLEALEKARALERHTLRHKNTGKWAKSKLVRAKYDKETRQELAEQLAVSRGLTQKTQANDSSDEENDDSENIPDITLSQDPMNPWMMKRSDKSEVDAEFDFGYKKYVQGKTNKKDDSDSDDDETQHPGGDKDSKALDMLLLGNSINRIGQEDGDDPDEETQIQTEMKKTQNPTAKNIGKNKPQLPNKLKSTTQNDEVETKGKFKKAKPVKRKNEVNNVISSKKTKTAVATSNWSVEPVNVVPEKKTKKAKADVSEAFEVLEKNIANKVASKINKLKKDIKNLERATKESKKVENKQEERDNLEYLKLKKQKVKAVIDEELIETASKAPEDVQGSNKPISDIVKTAQSDLPVQENVDANIDPTRFIQAKPKYLNSVVPEGEAGHDLLDDDDEQVVPKVNIEEVFEEDDVVDSFRQEKEDEINKDKIEDIDLSLPGWGSWGGKGVKAPKKRRNRFISKPVPKFPRRDENKGDIIIKEFKDPKLAVHKVTNVPFPFKSVKDYEASIRAPIGNTFVTEKAHKKLIKPSVITKAGAIIEAMDEDELLQKRNRNFRNEKVMKLLGQK, from the exons ATCAAAACTAAACCAAAACTCGATCTTACAAATGTTGTGAAAGTGTTAGAAGACACGTCTCACCATGTACAGATTAGCAAGAAGCTTAAAAAGAGTCAGGACAATAAACAAGTACTCACGAAGCCGCTTGAAAAGCCACAAGCTGAACGCATCAAGCGAGCGACAGGGTACGAGCAGACGAAGGAAAAAGTGGGCAGATGGGACCCTGTCGTAGCAAGAGCCCGTACCGTAGACTTCGTTTCGTTTCCTCTAAAGGGTGTCTCGACCAAAATGCAGCCAACACATGAGTTCTTAGCTAAGTTTGAACTTAAATCGAACCTTGAGAAAGAGTTGGAGGAAATTGATCCGCCGAATATACAAGTTGAAGACGATGAAGAGGAGAAAGTGTACCCGATGACATACGAGGAAATGTTGGAACACAGGCAGCACTCGGCTAAATTGAGAGCACAACAATCTTACAAAGCTGCTAAAGCTAAGAGGCAGGGTAAAATAAAGAGCAAGAAATATCAcag aATCCTCAAGAAGGAAAGACTAAAGTTGCAGCTTAAAGAATTTGAAGAGCTACAAAAGAAGGACCCAGAAGAAGCTTTGAAGAAGTTAGAGGCTCTGGAGAAAGCTAGGGCTTTGGAGAGACATACACTGAGACACAAGAATACTGGAAAATGGGCTAAAAGCAAATTAGTTCGAGCTAAATATGATAAAGAG ACCAGACAAGAACTTGCTGAGCAATTAGCAGTAAGCAGAGGTCTAACTCAAAAAACACAAGCCAATGACAGCAGTGATGAAGAAAATGATGACTCTGAAAACATACCAGATATCACTCTATCTCAAGACCCCATGAATCCCTGGATGATGAAAAGGTCAGATAAATCTGAAGTTGATGCTGAATTTGATTTTGGTTACAAGAAATATGTTCAAGGAAAGACAAACAAGAAAGATGATAGTGATTCAGATGATGATGAAACACAGCATCCTGGAGGTGATAAAGATAGTAAAGCACTAGATATGTTGCTTTTGGGAAATAGTATAAATAGAATTGGTCAGGAAGACGGTGATGATCCAGATGAAGAAACTCAAATACAAACAGAGATGAAGAAAACCCAAAATCCTACAGCTAAGAACATTGGTAAAAATAAGCCACAACTTCccaataaacttaaaagtaCAACACAGAATGATGAAGTAGAAACTAAAGGGAAA TTTAAGAAAGCTAAACCAGTGAAAAGAAAAAATGAAGTCAATAATGTAATTTCATCGAAGAAAACCAAGACAGCTGTGGCAACTTCTAATTGGTCTGTAGAACCAGTTAATGTTGTTCCAGAGAAAAAGACAAAGAAAGCAAAGGCAGATGTATCTGAGGCATTTGAAGTTctggaaaaaaatattgcaaataaagttgcaagtaaaattaacaaacttaagaaagatattaaaaatttagaAAGGGCAACAAAAGAGTCAAAGAAAGTTGAAAATAAACAAGAAGAAAGAGATAACCTAGAATACTTGAaattaaagaaacaaaaagtaaaagCAGTCATAGATGAAGAGTTAATAGAAACAGCTTCCAAAGCTCCTGAAGATGTACAGGGCAGCAACAAACCTATCTCTGATATAGTAAAAACAGCACAAAGTGATCTACCTGTCCAAGAAAATGTTGATGCAAATATTGATCCAACTAGATTCATACAAGCTAAGCCTAAATATTTGAATTCTGTTGTACCAGAAGGAGAAGCTGGTCATGATTTgttggatgatgatgatgaacaagTTGTTCCAAAAGTAAATATTGAAGAAGTCTTTGAGGAAGATGATGTAGTTGACAGTTTTAGGCAAGAAAAAGAAGATGAAATAAACAAAGATAAAATCGAAGACATTGATTTGAGTCTTCCTGGCTGGGGCAGCTGGGGAGGGAAAGGTGTGAAAGCCCCGAAAAAGAGAAGGAACAGATTTATCTCTAAACCTGTTCCGAAATTTCCAAGACGAGATGAAAATAAAGGTGATATCATCATTAAGGAATTTAAGGATCCTAAACTTGCTGTTCATAAAGTAACTAATGTACCATTCCCATTCAAGAGTGTCAAGGATTATGAAGCATCAATCAGAGCTCCTATTGGTAATACTTTCGTCACTGAAAAAGCACACAAGAAGTTAATCAAACCAAGTGTAATAACTAAGGCTGGTGCTATCATTGAGGCAATGGACGAAGATGAATTGCTTCAAAAGAGAAACCGGAATTTCAGAAATGAGAAAGTTATGAAATTATTAGgccaaaaataa
- the LOC125230956 gene encoding U6 snRNA-associated Sm-like protein LSm3 — protein sequence MADDGENVSVMTVKEPLDLIRLSLDERIYVKMRNERELRGKLHAYDQHLNMVLGDAEETITTVEIDEETYEEVYRTTKRTIPMLFVRGDGVILVSPPIRVGV from the exons ATGGCAGATGATGGTGAAAAT GTATCGGTAATGACTGTGAAGGAGCCTTTAGATCTCATACGGCTAAGCTTAGATGAAAGAATATATGTCAAAATGCGTAATGAACGAGAACTTCGTGGCAAATTGCAT GCTTATGATCAACATCTAAACATGGTCCTTGGGGATGCAGAAGAGACAATAACAACTGTGGAGATTGATGAAGAAACATATGAGGAAGTCTACAGAACAACAAAGCGGACCATCCCCATGTTATTTGTAAGAGGCGACGGTGTCATATTAGTCTCGCCACCAATCCGAGTTGGAGTATAA
- the LOC125230954 gene encoding probable ATP-dependent RNA helicase DDX46 has product MVRSGRDRERDRERRRSHSRSASPDRKRRRSRSRSRDRASKSSKRKRSRSRERDSKRDRSRERDRDRKSDKRDDKRNGASSKSSRKKSPDKDRDRSKSKEKSIKQESTEYDPGSVDKEEEQVRLEAEMQKRRDRIERWRAERKRKELESAKKEVQKGSIVSNIQIPAKKWSLEDDSGDEGEMARNGEDSESKEKAAVEEKMETEDEIDPLDAYMQEVQQEVRKVNQMDQQRGMTVPTNGGTGVVILTGTAKKKVTEQKNKGELIEQNQDGLEYSSEEENEDIKDTAANLASKQRKELAKVDHAALDYMPFRKAFYTEVSELARMTSEEVEAYRTELEGIRVKGKGCPKPIRTWAHCGVSKKEMDILKKLNFEKPTPIQAQAIPAIMSGRDLIGIAKTGSGKTLAFILPMFRHVLDQPSLEDTDGPISLIMTPTRELCMQIGKDIRKFAKSLGLTVVCVYGGTGISEQIAELKRGAEIIVCTPGRMIDMLAANSGRVTNLRRVSYIVLDEADRMFDMGFEPQVMKIIDNIRPDRQTVMFSATFPRQMEALARRILQKPIEIQVGGRSVVCKEVEQHVAVLEDDAKFFKLLELLGLYSQMGSIIVFVDKQENADSLLKDLMKASYSCMSLHGGIDQFDRDSTIVDFKNGKVKLLVATSVAARGLDVKQLVLVVNYDCPNHYEDYVHRCGRTGRAGNKGFAWTFLTPEQGRYAGDVLRALELSGAPVPPALRQLWETYKEAQEKDGKKVHTGGGFSGKGFKFDESEAMAATEKKKYQKAALGLQDSDDEDVEGDLDQQIETMLAAKKIVKEIKPGVATPGVPAGAAAAAGADGKLELARRLASRINLAKGLGAEHKGATQQAAEAILKGAPSAHTLITAKTVAEQLAAKLNTRLNYQPRDESANEPAEEVFRKYETELEINDFPQQARWRVTSKEALALISEYSEAGITVRGTYVPPGKNPPEGERKLYLAIESSQELAVAKAKSEITRLIKEELLKLQTSAHHMVNKARYKVL; this is encoded by the exons ATGGTCAGAAGCGG GCGTGATAGAGAACGCGATCGTGAACGTCGCCGCTCTCACAGTCGGTCAGCTTCGCCTGACCGCAAAAGACGGCGCTCCAGGTCAAGGAGTAGAGACCGAGCATCCAAATCTTCGAAGAGGAAGCGTAGCCGCAGCAGAGAAAGGGATTCTAAGAGAGATCGCAGCAGGGAAAGAGATAGGGACAGGAAAAG TGACAAACGCGATGACAAACGCAATGGCGCAAGCAGTAAGTCATCAAGGAAAAAGTCTCCTGATAAGGATAGAGACAGATCAAAATCCAAAGAGAAATCTATCAAACAGGAGTCAACAGAATATGACCCTGGCTCTGTGGACAAG GAAGAAGAGCAAGTGCGCTTAGAGGCAGAAATGCAAAAGCGGCGCGACCGGATTGAGCGTTGGCGGGCTGAACGCAAGCGAAAAGAGCTTGAATCAGCCAAGAAGGAGGTCCAGAAGGGCAGCATAGTCAGCAACATTCAGATACCTGCCAAGAAGTGGTCTCTGGAGGATGACTCTGGCGATGAAGGTGAAATGGCTCGCAATG GTGAGGATAGCGAGAGTAAAGAAAAAGCCGCAGTTGAAGAGAAAATGGAGACAGAGGATGAGATCGACCCACTAGATGCTTACATGCAAGAGGTCCAACAG GAGGTGCGTAAAGTGAACCAAATGGACCAGCAGAGGGGAATGACTGTGCCAACGAACGGGGGCACGGGCGTTGTTATTCTGACGGGCACTGCCAAGAAAAAGGTCACAGAACAGAAAAATAAAG GAGAGCTAATAGAACAAAACCAGGACGGTCTAGAATATTCCTCGGAAGAGGAAAACGAGGACATCAAGGACACAGCGGCGAACCTCGCGTCCAAGCAAAGGAAGGAGTTGGCTAAAGTGGACCATGCCGCTTTGGACTATATGCCGTTTAGGAAAGCCTTCTATACTGag GTCAGCGAGTTAGCCCGAATGACATCTGAAGAAGTAGAAGCATACCGCACCGAACTTGAAGGTATCCGCGTAAAGGGCAAAGGCTGCCCCAAACCCATCAGAACCTGGGCGCACTGTGGCGTGAGCAAGAAAGAGATGGATATACTGAAGAAGCTCAACTTTGAGAAACCTACCCCTATACAGGCCCAGGCTATTCCAGCTATCATGTCGGGAAG gGACTTAATAGGCATAGCGAAGACCGGTTCCGGCAAGACACTTGCCTTCATCCTGCCCATGTTTCGACATGTCTTAGACCAGCCTTCTTTGGAAGACACAGACGGACCTATATCGCTTATCATGACGCCTACTAGGGAGTTGTGTATGCAGATTGGGAAAGATATAAGGAAATTCGCCAAGTCTTTGGGTTTAACGGTTGTCTGTGTTTATGGAGGCACTGGAATATCGGAACAG attGCCGAATTAAAGCGAGGTGCAGAGATCATAGTTTGCACTCCGGGCCGAATGATTGACATGTTAGCTGCCAACTCTGGCCGCGTTACTAATCTGCGAAGAGTCTCCTACATTGTGTTGGATGAAGCTGACCGCATGTTTGACATGGGCTTTGAGCCGCAG GTGATGAAGATAATCGACAACATCCGTCCGGACCGGCAGACGGTGATGTTTAGTGCAACGTTTCCGCGCCAGATGGAGGCGCTTGCCAGGCGCATCCTGCAAAAACCTATTGAAATTCAG GTCGGCGGCCGCAGTGTCGTCTGCAAAGAGGTGGAACAGCACGTGGCCGTTCTAGAAGACGATGCCAAGTTCTTCAAACTGCTGGAGTTGCTCGGGCTGTACAGTCAGATGGGCAGCATCATAGTCTTCGTGGACAAGCAGGAGAATGCCGACAGTCTGCTCAAGGACCTGATGAAGGCGTCGTACTCCTGCATGAGTTTACATGGAG GGATTGATCAATTCGACAGGGACTCCACCATTGTGGACTTCAAGAACGGGAAGGTGAAGCTTCTTGTGGCTACCAGCGTGGCTGCGCGAGGGCTCGATGTGAAACAGCTGGTGCTTGTAGTTAATTACGACTGTCCGAACCATTATGAGGATTACGTGCACAG ATGCGGACGCACCGGACGGGCAGGCAACAAAGGTTTCGCCTGGACATTCCTCACACCAGAACAAGGGAGATACGCGGGCGATGTGCTACGAGCGTTAGAACTTAGCGGGGCGCCCGTACCTCCAGCTCTAAGGCAATTGTGGGAAACGTACAAAGAAGCGCAAGAAAAGGACGGCAAGAAGGTGCATACTGGAGGAGGATTCAGTGGAAAGG ggttcaaATTCGACGAATCCGAAGCAATGGCGGCGACAGAAAAGAAGAAGTACCAGAAAGCGGCGCTCGGTCTTCAGGATTCTGATGACGAGGATGTGGAAGGAGACCTGGACCAGCAGATCGAAACCATGCTGGCTGCTAAGAAGATTGTCAAGGAGATCAAG CCGGGCGTAGCGACTCCCGGCGTGCCTGCCGGCGCAGCGGCCGCGGCCGGGGCCGACGGCAAGCTGGAGTTAGCTCGAAGACTGGCGTCTCGTATCAACCTGGCCAAGGGATTGGGAGCTGAGCATAAGGGAGCCACGCAGCAGGCTGCTGAGGCCATCCTCAAGGGCGCGCCTTCTGCACACACACTCATCACG GCTAAGACGGTAGCTGAACAGCTGGCGGCTAAACTGAACACCCGGCTGAACTACCAGCCGCGGGATGAGAGCGCCAACGAACCCGCCGAAGAGGTGTTCAGGAAATATGAGACGGAGTTGGAGATCAATGATTTCCCGCAGCAGGCACGCTGGCGGGTCACTAGCAAG GAAGCCCTGGCCCTCATCAGCGAGTACTCCGAAGCCGGCATCACCGTCCGAGGCACCTACGTGCCTCCCGGTAAGAATCCACCCGAAGGCGAGCGCAAGCTGTACCTTGCCATCGAGAGCTCGCAAGAGCTGGCCGTCGCCAAGGCGAAGTCTGAGATCACTCGCCTGATCAAGGAGGAACTGCTTAAACTGCAGACTTCGGCCCATCACATGGTCAATAAGGCTAGATATAAAGTTTTGTAG